Proteins encoded in a region of the Altererythrobacter ishigakiensis genome:
- the nrdR gene encoding transcriptional regulator NrdR, with protein sequence MRCPFCAHDDTQVKDSRPTEDNTSIRRRRQCSSCGARFTTFERVQLREVIVVKSGDRREAFERSKLEQSVALACRKRGVDQERIDQLVSGIQRQVETAGDSEVASSRIGEMVMDGLRQIDSVAYIRFASVYRDFSEAKDFEEFASTVQEAAQNGAK encoded by the coding sequence ATGCGCTGCCCGTTTTGCGCCCATGATGACACGCAGGTCAAAGATAGCCGCCCGACCGAGGATAACACCTCGATCAGGCGCCGGCGCCAATGCTCAAGCTGTGGCGCCCGTTTCACGACGTTTGAACGTGTTCAGCTACGCGAGGTAATTGTCGTAAAGTCGGGTGACCGACGTGAAGCTTTCGAGCGCAGCAAGCTGGAGCAATCGGTTGCTCTCGCGTGCCGGAAGCGCGGCGTAGACCAGGAACGGATCGATCAGCTGGTCTCCGGAATTCAGCGTCAGGTCGAGACTGCCGGAGATTCGGAAGTGGCATCCTCGCGAATTGGCGAAATGGTGATGGACGGCCTGCGGCAGATCGATAGCGTCGCCTATATCCGGTTTGCCAGCGTCTATCGCGACTTTTCCGAAGCAAAGGACTTCGAAGAGTTTGCCAGCACCGTGCAGGAAGCTGCTCAAAATGGGGCAAAATAA
- a CDS encoding RNA methyltransferase, whose protein sequence is MGQNNQPIFVLVRPQLGENIGKAARAMLNFGLTEMRIVAPRDGWPNPDAGPSAAGADIVLENAKVFDTTADAVADCAHVYATTVRKRGVTKPVVGPDEAGAAIHAESGKSAILFGPERSGLETEDVALARSILTVPINPEFGSLNLAQAVILCAYEWSKQADLVQPTAEDEALPPAPQADLDGLIAHFERMLEPKGYFLPEPRADATRRTLRTVLTKPGWDHLQVRTLRGVLSSLERGDRK, encoded by the coding sequence ATGGGGCAAAATAACCAACCGATCTTCGTGCTTGTTCGCCCTCAACTTGGGGAAAATATCGGCAAGGCCGCGCGCGCTATGCTCAATTTCGGTCTAACCGAAATGCGGATTGTGGCGCCACGGGATGGCTGGCCCAATCCAGACGCTGGGCCCTCTGCTGCTGGCGCAGATATTGTTCTGGAGAACGCGAAGGTATTCGATACCACGGCCGACGCCGTTGCAGATTGTGCTCATGTGTACGCGACGACCGTGCGGAAGCGCGGTGTGACCAAGCCCGTGGTGGGCCCCGATGAGGCTGGTGCTGCGATCCATGCGGAATCGGGTAAAAGCGCTATACTATTCGGCCCCGAACGGTCAGGCCTCGAAACTGAGGATGTGGCCCTTGCCCGGAGCATTCTGACGGTCCCGATTAACCCCGAGTTCGGCTCGCTCAATCTCGCACAAGCAGTAATCCTATGTGCCTATGAGTGGTCTAAACAGGCCGACCTGGTGCAGCCGACAGCGGAAGACGAAGCGCTTCCCCCTGCTCCACAGGCGGATCTTGACGGACTTATCGCCCATTTTGAGCGCATGCTGGAACCAAAGGGATATTTCCTGCCGGAACCGCGCGCGGATGCCACGCGGCGCACATTGCGCACCGTATTGACCAAGCCTGGGTGGGATCACTTGCAAGTGCGCACCTTGCGCGGGGTGTTGTCTTCGCTTGAACGCGGTGATCGGAAGTAA
- a CDS encoding chorismate mutase, translating to MTDTILMPDECTTMSEVRAGVDATDQELVALLERRFGYMRAAARIKPSRETVRDEARKAAVIQAAGKAAEARSMPRDRIEAIWELLVENSIAYEFEIWDATRN from the coding sequence ATGACCGACACAATCCTTATGCCAGACGAATGCACCACAATGAGCGAGGTGCGCGCCGGCGTAGACGCAACCGATCAAGAGCTTGTCGCTCTGCTTGAGCGACGTTTTGGCTATATGCGCGCGGCAGCGCGCATAAAGCCATCTCGTGAAACCGTCCGCGATGAAGCCCGCAAAGCCGCAGTAATTCAAGCAGCTGGCAAAGCAGCAGAAGCGCGTAGCATGCCCCGGGATCGCATCGAAGCAATATGGGAATTGCTGGTGGAGAACTCGATCGCGTATGAATTCGAAATCTGGGACGCTACGCGGAACTAA
- a CDS encoding GMC family oxidoreductase codes for MSKEFDFVIVGAGSSGAALAARLSENPSVRVALLEAGGKPPAREEIPAACASLQLDPECDWMFQGEAGKAGRGLRNNKIPVPRGKMLGGSSAMNYMVFVRGHPGDFDNWEAKGAKGWSFSDVEYAFERLEEVSQTNEAAIDGEGRGQAGPIGVGIRSPVLPCSRQFVIAATRTGMPEGDYNGSGRFQEGGVSSLVQTNTRDGKRSSTYHGYLKNAAENRPNLTIITNVHAERIILDESEGELIARGIEYRDANGELQQVTAALETILSAGAVGSPHLLMLSGIGPRRELEEAGVVCRLHNEHVGKHLKDHFLVGMIFPAPGIGQSVGEIAVAIGPDMLRGPDGPLPEDPADDDSMSDDLKELKAEAERQHDEWLRTGSSLASSSTYDGVCFYSTGLDDDFTHDGQIGFLTATNTVDFFREQANSDISRMFDDAERDLAPEAENIIILPSNCVPHSEGEIVLQSSDPHVAPKIDFNYFADPHDLKVMVALMRKSLEIAKNWPVEGLGDWMVSPELARKHGYKPGDEPSDALLENHALHFGNTIYHLSCTCRIGDVVDERLRVKGVKNLRIADASIMPEIPSGNINAPCIMIGERASDLIKEDHSIAESAVAA; via the coding sequence GTGTCTAAAGAGTTTGATTTCGTAATCGTTGGAGCTGGCTCATCGGGCGCCGCTCTAGCTGCTAGGCTGAGCGAGAACCCGAGTGTAAGGGTGGCATTGCTTGAGGCGGGCGGAAAACCACCTGCGCGAGAGGAAATCCCGGCAGCTTGTGCGTCGCTGCAACTTGATCCTGAATGCGACTGGATGTTTCAGGGGGAGGCCGGAAAGGCAGGTCGCGGGCTGCGCAACAACAAGATACCGGTACCGCGCGGCAAGATGCTGGGTGGGTCATCTGCCATGAACTATATGGTTTTTGTGCGCGGACATCCGGGGGATTTTGACAATTGGGAAGCCAAGGGCGCGAAGGGCTGGAGCTTTTCTGATGTTGAATATGCATTCGAAAGGCTGGAAGAGGTATCGCAAACCAATGAAGCTGCAATCGATGGGGAGGGGCGAGGGCAGGCAGGCCCGATCGGAGTGGGCATCCGTTCGCCCGTGCTACCATGTTCGCGGCAATTCGTGATCGCTGCGACACGTACCGGCATGCCAGAGGGGGATTACAACGGCAGCGGACGGTTTCAGGAAGGCGGCGTGTCATCTTTGGTGCAGACCAACACACGTGATGGAAAGCGTTCCAGCACCTATCACGGCTATCTGAAGAACGCGGCTGAGAACCGGCCCAATCTAACCATCATCACAAATGTTCATGCAGAGCGTATCATCCTTGACGAATCAGAAGGTGAATTGATCGCTCGAGGCATTGAATACCGCGACGCGAATGGCGAGCTCCAGCAAGTGACAGCGGCGCTCGAAACAATCCTGTCCGCAGGGGCCGTAGGTTCGCCGCATTTGCTGATGCTTTCCGGCATCGGCCCACGCCGCGAGCTCGAAGAAGCGGGAGTGGTATGCCGACTGCATAACGAGCATGTCGGCAAGCATCTGAAGGATCATTTCCTGGTCGGCATGATTTTCCCAGCGCCGGGTATCGGCCAATCTGTGGGCGAAATTGCGGTTGCGATCGGGCCCGACATGCTGCGTGGGCCCGATGGACCACTGCCAGAGGATCCTGCTGACGATGATTCGATGAGCGATGACCTGAAAGAGTTGAAAGCCGAAGCCGAACGTCAACACGATGAGTGGTTGAGAACCGGGAGTAGCCTTGCCTCCTCCAGCACCTATGACGGAGTGTGTTTCTACTCAACTGGGCTCGATGATGATTTCACCCATGACGGACAAATCGGATTTCTGACAGCCACGAACACTGTCGATTTCTTTCGGGAGCAAGCAAACAGCGACATCTCGCGTATGTTCGATGACGCGGAAAGGGACCTTGCACCAGAAGCGGAAAACATCATCATTCTGCCCAGCAATTGTGTGCCGCACAGCGAAGGCGAAATCGTTCTTCAATCAAGCGACCCGCATGTCGCCCCAAAGATCGATTTCAATTACTTCGCCGATCCGCATGACCTCAAGGTGATGGTCGCGCTCATGCGAAAGTCGCTGGAGATTGCCAAAAACTGGCCCGTCGAAGGGCTAGGAGACTGGATGGTTTCGCCGGAGCTCGCCCGCAAGCACGGCTACAAGCCAGGTGACGAGCCAAGCGACGCACTATTGGAAAACCATGCCCTGCATTTTGGCAATACGATCTACCATCTCAGCTGCACATGCCGGATAGGCGACGTGGTTGATGAAAGACTTCGCGTTAAAGGCGTCAAGAATTTACGAATTGCAGATGCCAGCATCATGCCAGAGATCCCAAGCGGGAACATCAATGCGCCTTGCATCATGATCGGTGAACGGGCTTCGGACCTTATCAAGGAAGACCATTCAATAGCCGAAAGCGCGGTGGCTGCCTAA
- the rpsD gene encoding 30S ribosomal protein S4, translated as MSKRKSAKYKLDRRMGENIWGRPNSPVNKRSYGPGQHGQRRKGKMSDFGLQLRAKQKLKGYYGDVTEKQFRSTYKDATRMKGDTGQNLIGLLERRLDMIVYRAKFAPTIFAARQIVSHGHIYVNGVKCNIASRRCDVGDVISLGKKAQEMALVIEAQSLPERDIPDYVAPDGNDKVQFTRVPKLDEVPYPVTMEPNLVVEFYSR; from the coding sequence ATGTCAAAGCGCAAGAGCGCCAAGTACAAACTCGACCGCCGGATGGGCGAAAACATCTGGGGTCGTCCCAATTCTCCGGTAAACAAGCGTTCCTACGGCCCGGGCCAGCATGGTCAGCGTCGCAAGGGCAAGATGAGCGACTTCGGCCTGCAGCTTCGCGCAAAGCAGAAGCTGAAGGGCTATTACGGCGATGTAACCGAGAAGCAGTTCCGCTCAACCTATAAGGACGCAACCCGCATGAAGGGTGACACCGGTCAGAACCTGATCGGTCTGCTTGAGCGCCGCCTCGACATGATCGTGTATCGCGCCAAGTTCGCACCGACGATCTTTGCTGCGCGTCAGATCGTTTCACACGGTCACATCTATGTGAACGGTGTGAAGTGTAACATTGCATCGCGCCGCTGTGACGTTGGCGATGTGATCAGCCTCGGCAAGAAGGCGCAGGAGATGGCTCTGGTCATCGAAGCGCAAAGCCTGCCCGAGCGTGACATTCCTGACTACGTTGCACCAGATGGCAATGACAAGGTTCAGTTCACCCGCGTACCGAAACTGGATGAAGTCCCATATCCGGTCACAATGGAACCGAACCTGGTGGTCGAATTCTACTCGCGGTAA
- a CDS encoding NAD(P)H-dependent oxidoreductase yields MHILILDGHPDANRLTSHLLDMYQAGVAPGNEVDRIAVRDLQFDPVLHHGYAKRTEWEPDLHRIAALLDACDHLVVAFPMWWGSEPAYLKGLLDRLLLPGLTFAYHDDDNWWDKLMEGRSADVIATMDTPPLFLRMMYGDALIKRWKRQVLGFCGFKPVRFLALGPVKHGEADKRLPKWRNRIKKMARSANPADSAKKRERLKSFLNR; encoded by the coding sequence ATGCATATCCTGATCCTTGACGGGCACCCTGATGCCAACCGGCTTACCAGCCATCTTCTCGACATGTATCAGGCAGGTGTAGCGCCCGGTAATGAAGTCGATCGGATTGCGGTTCGTGACCTGCAATTCGATCCTGTTCTGCATCATGGCTATGCCAAGCGAACCGAGTGGGAGCCGGACTTGCATCGTATCGCTGCCTTGCTGGACGCTTGCGATCATTTGGTTGTCGCATTCCCAATGTGGTGGGGCAGCGAGCCAGCTTACCTTAAGGGCTTGCTTGATCGCCTACTCCTGCCCGGCCTAACCTTCGCTTATCATGATGACGACAATTGGTGGGACAAGCTGATGGAGGGGCGCTCCGCCGATGTTATCGCAACTATGGACACGCCACCGCTGTTCTTGCGGATGATGTACGGCGATGCGTTGATCAAAAGGTGGAAACGTCAGGTTCTGGGCTTCTGCGGATTCAAGCCGGTGCGTTTTCTCGCACTTGGACCCGTGAAGCATGGCGAAGCGGACAAGCGTTTGCCGAAATGGCGCAATCGAATCAAGAAGATGGCGCGATCTGCAAATCCCGCAGACTCAGCCAAAAAACGCGAAAGACTGAAAAGCTTCTTGAACCGCTAA
- the tgt gene encoding tRNA guanosine(34) transglycosylase Tgt: MTERFKFSINATDGRARTGRIEMQRGDIRTPAFMPVGTAATVKAMKPETVREIGADIILGNTYHLMLRPGAERVARLGGLHQFMNWQRPILTDSGGYQVMSLSELRKLTEQGVEFRSHIDGSKHMLTPERSMEIQRLLGSDIVMAFDECPRADQPRDVIAVSMELSMRWAKRSRDGFDSGEEHAAQSALFGIQQGALDEDLRKISAQKLTDIGFDGYSVGGLAVGEGQDAMFATLDFAPDQLPYDKPRYLMGVGKPDDLVGAVERGIDMFDCVLPTRSGRNGQAFTWNGPLNLRNAKHAEDTGPLDEKCTCNVCQTYSRAYLHHLQKSGEILGAMLVTEHNLSFYQQLMQGMRDAISESRFDAFASDFRREYLSA; this comes from the coding sequence ATGACCGAGCGGTTTAAATTCAGCATCAATGCCACGGACGGCAGAGCACGTACTGGCCGCATCGAAATGCAGCGAGGGGATATTCGGACGCCCGCTTTCATGCCCGTTGGCACTGCTGCGACGGTCAAGGCGATGAAGCCTGAGACTGTGCGAGAGATCGGCGCCGATATCATCTTGGGTAATACCTACCACCTCATGCTGCGCCCTGGTGCAGAGAGGGTTGCGCGGCTTGGTGGGTTGCATCAGTTCATGAATTGGCAGCGACCTATTCTGACCGATAGCGGAGGCTATCAGGTGATGAGCCTGTCGGAGCTTCGCAAGCTGACCGAGCAAGGCGTAGAGTTCCGCAGCCATATCGATGGTTCGAAGCATATGCTGACACCTGAACGCTCGATGGAGATCCAGCGCTTGCTAGGCTCTGACATAGTCATGGCATTCGATGAATGCCCCCGCGCAGATCAACCACGCGATGTGATCGCAGTGAGCATGGAGCTCTCTATGCGATGGGCGAAGCGCAGCCGTGATGGCTTTGATAGTGGTGAAGAACACGCCGCCCAGTCGGCCCTGTTCGGCATTCAGCAAGGCGCGTTGGATGAGGATCTGCGCAAGATCAGCGCACAAAAACTTACTGACATAGGCTTTGATGGCTACTCCGTTGGTGGGCTTGCTGTGGGTGAGGGCCAAGACGCCATGTTTGCCACCTTGGATTTTGCACCAGACCAGCTCCCGTATGACAAGCCGCGCTACTTGATGGGAGTCGGAAAGCCGGACGATCTCGTGGGAGCGGTCGAACGCGGGATCGATATGTTCGATTGCGTGCTGCCCACGCGTTCAGGGCGGAACGGGCAGGCATTCACCTGGAATGGTCCCCTCAACCTGCGCAACGCCAAGCATGCTGAAGACACCGGCCCGCTCGACGAGAAATGTACCTGCAATGTCTGTCAAACCTACTCGCGTGCCTATCTGCATCACTTGCAGAAGTCGGGTGAGATACTAGGGGCGATGTTGGTGACTGAGCATAACCTCAGCTTTTACCAACAGCTGATGCAAGGCATGCGCGATGCGATTTCAGAAAGTCGTTTTGACGCCTTCGCCAGTGACTTCCGCCGCGAGTACCTGTCTGCTTAG
- a CDS encoding ABC transporter permease, with protein sequence MNFNFRGAWSIFKREVMRAFRTAFQSILAPVLTTSLYFIVFGSAIGSRMEPIDGVTYGAFIIPGLLMLTLLGETTSNASFGIYMPRFTGTIYELLSAPVGVAETLIGFVGAAAAKSLILASIILITANLFVDYTIAHPILAIIFIMLVAASFSLFGFILGVWADNFEKLGIIPLLFLTPLTFLGGTFYSIDMLPAPWDKIALANPIVYLVSGLRWTFYGSGDVNFGLSLSITLGFLAVCTAIIAYIFKTGWRLRD encoded by the coding sequence ATGAATTTCAATTTCCGCGGCGCCTGGTCCATTTTTAAGCGCGAGGTAATGCGGGCGTTTCGCACTGCATTCCAATCGATCCTCGCGCCAGTGTTGACAACATCGCTCTACTTCATTGTGTTCGGTTCTGCGATCGGCAGCCGGATGGAACCCATCGATGGCGTAACTTACGGTGCGTTTATCATCCCCGGACTGCTCATGCTCACCCTGCTTGGGGAAACCACTTCGAACGCGAGCTTCGGTATTTATATGCCGCGGTTCACAGGAACAATCTATGAGTTGCTGTCAGCTCCGGTGGGCGTTGCGGAGACGCTGATTGGTTTCGTTGGTGCTGCAGCTGCGAAAAGCTTGATACTCGCCAGCATTATACTGATCACTGCCAACCTGTTCGTGGATTACACAATTGCGCATCCAATTCTGGCCATAATCTTCATCATGCTGGTGGCGGCAAGCTTCTCGTTATTCGGGTTCATACTCGGCGTATGGGCCGACAATTTTGAGAAGTTGGGCATTATACCTCTGCTCTTCCTCACCCCGCTTACCTTTCTGGGTGGTACATTCTATTCGATCGACATGTTGCCAGCGCCGTGGGACAAGATCGCTCTAGCGAATCCCATTGTCTATTTGGTCAGCGGACTGCGCTGGACATTCTACGGCAGTGGAGACGTCAACTTCGGGTTATCGTTGAGTATCACGCTGGGATTCCTGGCTGTCTGTACTGCGATAATTGCCTACATCTTCAAGACGGGTTGGCGTCTTCGAGACTGA
- a CDS encoding ABC transporter ATP-binding protein, giving the protein MSEPILELHGLTKVYPGGLKALDSVDLDIRKGEIFALLGPNGAGKTTLIGAVCGLVRPSGGTIRAFGYDMATHWRQARARIGLVPQELSTDMFEPVIRAVSYSRGLFGLPSDKSRIEEILRALSLWDKRDERIMALSGGMKRRVLIAKALAHEPDLLFLDEPTAGVDVELRKGMWELIGQMRERGVTVILTTHYIEEAEEMADRVGIINRGQLLMVDEKDAMMQRLGRTEAHIELASAMTELPDTIQRFPVELEEGGLSLCYRGGDGTGKGKAEVAELTKALSVAGIDFTGIDIRESSLEDIFVSLLGEKEAAQ; this is encoded by the coding sequence ATGAGCGAACCTATTCTCGAGCTGCACGGTCTGACCAAAGTCTATCCGGGTGGTTTAAAAGCACTTGATTCTGTTGATCTGGATATACGCAAGGGTGAGATATTTGCCCTTCTTGGTCCCAATGGCGCGGGCAAAACCACGTTGATCGGTGCAGTGTGTGGACTTGTTCGACCAAGCGGTGGGACTATCCGGGCTTTCGGTTATGACATGGCGACGCATTGGCGGCAGGCGAGGGCGCGGATCGGTCTGGTGCCACAAGAGCTTTCGACCGACATGTTCGAGCCTGTGATCCGCGCTGTTTCCTATTCGCGCGGTCTGTTCGGTCTCCCGTCAGACAAGAGTCGGATCGAGGAAATCCTGCGTGCGCTCAGCCTCTGGGACAAACGAGACGAACGTATCATGGCGCTTTCAGGAGGGATGAAGCGCCGTGTGTTGATAGCCAAGGCGCTCGCGCACGAACCTGACTTGCTGTTTCTTGATGAACCCACGGCGGGGGTCGATGTCGAGCTGCGCAAGGGTATGTGGGAATTGATCGGGCAGATGCGCGAGCGAGGCGTAACTGTCATCCTCACCACACACTATATCGAAGAGGCTGAGGAAATGGCCGATCGCGTCGGCATCATTAACAGGGGCCAACTGCTGATGGTCGATGAGAAAGATGCAATGATGCAGCGCTTGGGCCGGACCGAAGCGCACATCGAACTTGCTTCCGCGATGACTGAGTTGCCGGATACGATCCAGCGCTTTCCTGTCGAGCTCGAAGAGGGAGGCTTGTCACTTTGCTATCGCGGCGGCGACGGCACTGGCAAAGGCAAGGCTGAAGTCGCCGAATTGACCAAAGCGCTGAGCGTGGCAGGGATCGATTTTACGGGCATCGACATTCGAGAGAGCTCGCTTGAAGATATTTTCGTCTCGCTTCTGGGTGAGAAGGAGGCCGCACAATGA
- the queA gene encoding tRNA preQ1(34) S-adenosylmethionine ribosyltransferase-isomerase QueA, with protein sequence MRVDLFDFELPQELIALRPVRPRDAARMLYVPGTGPFEDRGVRDLPKLLSAGDVLVFNDTRVIPGQLEGRRAGGEAKIGATLHKREDLRRWIAFIRNAKRLKEGDQIVFGGGVTALAETRNQDGSFTLLFEGDEPVEVLLDRAGTMPLPPYIAGKRDIDEQDYEDYQTMFAQKDGAVAAPTASLHFTERLMSELDAAGIRHETLTLHVGAGTFLPVKADDTDDHQMHSEWGRITPQVAERLNAARVAGKRIIAVGTTSLRLLESAACDDRTIAPFEGDTDIFITPGYRFKGVDGLMTNFHLPKSTLIMLVSALIGRERMMEAYAHAINANYRFYSYGDSSLLLP encoded by the coding sequence ATGCGTGTTGACCTGTTTGATTTCGAACTCCCGCAAGAGCTGATCGCACTGCGTCCAGTTCGCCCGCGCGATGCCGCGCGCATGCTCTATGTACCGGGTACAGGACCTTTCGAAGACAGGGGTGTGCGGGATCTGCCCAAATTGCTTTCTGCCGGCGATGTGCTTGTCTTCAACGACACGCGTGTAATCCCGGGTCAGCTTGAAGGACGGCGCGCCGGGGGCGAAGCCAAGATCGGTGCCACTTTGCACAAGCGAGAGGATCTGCGCCGCTGGATAGCATTCATCCGAAACGCCAAACGCCTGAAGGAAGGGGATCAGATCGTCTTTGGCGGCGGAGTCACTGCGCTTGCTGAAACCCGCAATCAAGACGGGAGCTTCACGCTGCTTTTTGAAGGCGATGAGCCTGTCGAAGTCCTTCTCGACCGTGCGGGAACAATGCCTTTGCCGCCGTACATTGCGGGCAAGCGAGACATCGATGAGCAGGACTACGAAGACTACCAGACCATGTTTGCACAGAAGGATGGAGCTGTCGCGGCACCCACTGCCTCACTGCATTTTACAGAGCGTTTGATGTCTGAATTGGATGCCGCGGGCATTCGCCACGAAACGCTGACGCTGCACGTCGGGGCAGGAACCTTCTTGCCGGTTAAAGCCGATGATACCGACGATCATCAGATGCATTCGGAATGGGGCCGAATAACGCCCCAGGTTGCAGAGCGCCTGAATGCTGCTCGGGTGGCTGGAAAGCGGATTATCGCCGTTGGGACAACTTCCTTGCGTTTGCTTGAGAGCGCCGCATGCGATGATCGAACTATCGCCCCATTTGAAGGTGATACTGACATCTTCATAACCCCGGGATACCGTTTCAAAGGTGTCGATGGATTGATGACCAACTTCCATCTGCCAAAATCCACTTTGATAATGCTGGTTAGCGCACTGATAGGTCGCGAACGCATGATGGAGGCTTATGCGCACGCGATAAATGCGAACTACCGTTTCTATTCATATGGTGACTCCTCACTGCTCCTGCCCTAA
- a CDS encoding peptidylprolyl isomerase: MMKKILAATLSIGMLSMPAHGSAQDTEPASEAAAPLPRAINYDPAVDPENVWLLDLSNGERVAIRLMPAWAPNHVERIKTLTRTGFYDGVIFHRVIEGFMAQGGDPTGTGQGSSAMPDLEAEFNPRPHIRGTVSMARANEENSANSQFFIVFYPRFSLDKRYTNFGRVIANMEGVDAITRGEPPANPTRILQASLASDNKPQVFPQAEAPVEEEITADALNAPLS, from the coding sequence ATGATGAAGAAAATTCTCGCCGCCACGCTTTCCATTGGAATGCTATCAATGCCGGCCCACGGTTCCGCACAGGATACAGAGCCGGCTTCTGAAGCCGCTGCTCCTCTGCCCCGTGCCATCAATTATGATCCGGCGGTCGATCCGGAAAATGTGTGGTTGCTTGACCTTTCAAATGGTGAACGGGTTGCAATCCGCCTGATGCCGGCATGGGCGCCCAACCATGTAGAGCGCATAAAAACGCTCACCCGTACAGGATTCTACGACGGCGTGATTTTCCACCGGGTCATTGAAGGGTTCATGGCACAGGGTGGCGATCCCACAGGCACTGGGCAGGGCAGTTCTGCTATGCCAGACCTTGAGGCAGAGTTTAACCCGCGGCCGCATATTCGCGGAACAGTGTCCATGGCACGTGCGAATGAAGAGAACAGTGCAAATAGTCAGTTCTTCATTGTCTTCTATCCGCGTTTCAGTCTGGATAAGCGTTACACCAATTTCGGTCGTGTGATTGCCAATATGGAAGGTGTCGATGCGATCACGCGTGGTGAGCCGCCGGCAAACCCAACGCGAATTCTGCAGGCTAGCCTTGCATCCGACAACAAACCTCAGGTCTTCCCGCAAGCCGAAGCGCCAGTGGAAGAAGAGATCACAGCGGATGCGTTGAACGCTCCGCTTAGCTGA
- the coaD gene encoding pantetheine-phosphate adenylyltransferase, whose translation MTKRTGIYPGTFDPITLGHMDIIERGAKLVDELIIGVTTNLAKSPMFSDEERIAIVEREVAGISPGNIRVVGFNSLLVDFADEMGASTVIRGIRGVTDFEYEYQLTGMNRQLNHEVETVFLMADISLQHIASRLVKEVAIYGGEISKFVTSSVRADVLAKLAE comes from the coding sequence GTGACAAAACGCACAGGGATCTATCCGGGAACTTTTGATCCGATCACCTTGGGTCATATGGACATTATCGAGCGCGGTGCGAAACTGGTTGATGAGTTGATCATCGGAGTAACCACCAATCTAGCTAAGTCCCCGATGTTTTCTGACGAAGAACGGATCGCTATTGTCGAACGTGAGGTTGCCGGGATTAGTCCGGGAAATATCCGTGTGGTGGGCTTCAACTCATTGCTCGTCGATTTTGCCGATGAAATGGGTGCCAGCACTGTTATTCGCGGAATCCGCGGAGTGACCGATTTCGAATACGAATATCAGCTTACAGGCATGAACCGGCAGCTGAATCACGAGGTTGAGACTGTATTCTTGATGGCGGATATTTCGCTTCAACACATCGCAAGCCGACTTGTGAAGGAAGTCGCCATCTATGGCGGTGAGATCTCCAAATTCGTGACAAGCAGTGTTAGAGCCGATGTCCTGGCAAAGCTCGCCGAATAG